One genomic segment of Aliarcobacter cibarius includes these proteins:
- the atpD gene encoding F0F1 ATP synthase subunit beta, translating into MKGKVIQVMGPVVDVEFDGYLPEINEAIDVTLADKTKDRLVLEVAAHIGDGRVRTIAMDMTEGLIRGQECIATGGPIKVPVGEAVLGRIFNVIGDPVDEGAAIPADVERWSIHRSAPTFEEQSTKTEMFETGIKVVDLLAPYSKGGKVGLFGGAGVGKTVIIMELIHNVAFKHSGYSVFAGVGERTREGNDLYHEMKDSNVLDKVALCYGQMSEPPGARNRIALTGLTMAEYFRDEKGLDVLMFIDNIFRFAQSGSEMSALLGRIPSAVGYQPTLASEMGKLQERITSTSKGSITSVQAVYVPADDLTDPAPASVFAHLDATTVLNRKIAEKGIYPAVDPLDSTSRILSADIIGQEHYNTARGVQSVLQKYKDLQDIIAILGMDELSESDKLVVARARKIERFLSQPFFVAEVFTGSPGKYVELKDTIAGFQGILDGKYDNIPEMAFYMVGGIDEVLAKAEKMK; encoded by the coding sequence ATGAAAGGTAAAGTTATTCAGGTAATGGGTCCTGTAGTTGACGTTGAATTTGACGGATACTTACCAGAAATTAATGAAGCTATTGATGTTACTTTAGCTGATAAAACTAAGGATAGATTAGTATTAGAAGTTGCTGCTCACATCGGTGATGGAAGAGTAAGAACAATTGCTATGGATATGACTGAAGGATTAATCAGAGGTCAAGAGTGTATAGCTACAGGTGGTCCTATTAAAGTTCCAGTTGGAGAAGCTGTTCTAGGAAGAATTTTCAATGTTATTGGAGATCCAGTTGATGAAGGTGCTGCTATTCCTGCTGACGTTGAAAGATGGTCAATTCATAGATCTGCTCCAACGTTTGAAGAGCAATCAACAAAAACAGAAATGTTTGAAACAGGTATCAAAGTAGTTGACCTTTTAGCTCCATATTCAAAAGGAGGAAAAGTAGGACTATTCGGAGGTGCTGGAGTTGGTAAAACAGTTATCATTATGGAATTAATCCATAACGTTGCGTTTAAACACTCAGGATATTCTGTATTTGCAGGAGTTGGAGAAAGAACAAGAGAAGGAAATGACCTTTATCATGAAATGAAAGATTCAAATGTTTTAGATAAAGTTGCATTATGTTATGGACAAATGAGTGAACCACCAGGTGCAAGAAATAGAATTGCTCTTACAGGTCTTACAATGGCTGAGTACTTTAGAGATGAAAAAGGTCTAGATGTACTAATGTTTATTGATAATATCTTTAGATTTGCACAATCAGGTTCTGAGATGTCAGCTCTTTTAGGAAGAATTCCTTCAGCGGTTGGATACCAACCAACACTTGCTAGTGAGATGGGAAAATTACAAGAGAGAATTACATCTACTTCTAAAGGTTCTATTACTTCTGTTCAAGCAGTATACGTACCAGCAGATGACTTAACGGATCCAGCACCAGCTTCTGTTTTTGCTCACTTAGATGCAACTACAGTTTTAAATAGAAAAATTGCAGAAAAAGGTATTTATCCAGCGGTTGATCCACTAGATTCTACTTCAAGAATTTTAAGTGCTGATATTATTGGACAAGAACATTATAATACTGCAAGAGGTGTTCAATCTGTTCTTCAAAAATATAAAGATTTACAAGATATTATTGCAATTCTTGGTATGGATGAGTTATCAGAGTCTGATAAACTTGTTGTTGCAAGAGCTAGAAAAATCGAAAGATTCTTATCTCAACCATTCTTCGTTGCTGAAGTATTTACAGGAAGCCCAGGTAAATATGTTGAATTAAAAGATACTATCGCAGGATTCCAAGGAATTTTAGATGGTAAATATGACAACATTCCAGAAATGGCATTCTATATGGTTGGTGGAATTGACGAGGTTCTAGCTAAAGCTGAGAAAATGAAATAA
- the atpG gene encoding ATP synthase F1 subunit gamma has product MANLKEIKLKIGSVKNTQKTTKAMKLVSSAKLTRTRQLSEQARSYATKINEVLSDIAARVSKVQDEGNIGRAFIQNDNPKTVDIVFVTADKGLCGGFNMSTIKTVSKLIADYELKGTKVRLRAAGRKGVDFFSFQGKTLEQRVSDLSSAPDYERASSFIHSAVEDFKNELTDKVIVVYNGFLNMLTQEIRIRELLPISLEKVEISENSSMLNIEPEDDDDEVLKELTDKYIDFNMYYALIDSLAAEHSARMQAMEAATKNAKEKVDSLTVEYNKARQAAITTELIEIISGVEALK; this is encoded by the coding sequence ATGGCTAACTTAAAAGAGATAAAATTAAAAATAGGTAGTGTTAAGAATACTCAGAAAACTACAAAAGCTATGAAGCTTGTATCTTCTGCAAAACTAACTAGAACTAGACAATTGTCTGAGCAAGCTAGAAGTTATGCAACTAAGATAAATGAAGTTCTTTCTGATATTGCTGCTAGAGTTAGCAAAGTTCAAGACGAAGGAAATATTGGTAGAGCATTTATTCAAAATGATAATCCAAAAACAGTTGATATTGTTTTTGTTACTGCTGATAAGGGACTTTGCGGTGGTTTTAATATGTCAACAATTAAAACGGTTAGTAAGCTGATTGCTGATTATGAATTAAAAGGTACTAAGGTTAGACTTAGAGCTGCTGGAAGAAAAGGTGTAGATTTCTTTAGTTTTCAGGGTAAAACTTTAGAACAAAGAGTAAGTGATTTATCATCAGCACCTGATTATGAAAGAGCTTCAAGTTTTATTCATAGTGCGGTTGAAGATTTTAAAAATGAGCTTACTGATAAAGTTATTGTTGTTTATAATGGTTTTTTAAATATGTTAACACAAGAAATTAGAATAAGAGAACTTTTACCAATTAGTTTGGAAAAAGTTGAAATTAGTGAAAATTCTTCTATGTTAAATATTGAACCAGAAGATGATGATGATGAAGTTTTAAAAGAATTAACTGATAAATATATTGATTTTAATATGTATTATGCACTTATAGATTCATTAGCAGCTGAACACAGTGCTAGAATGCAAGCTATGGAAGCTGCTACAAAGAATGCAAAAGAAAAAGTTGATAGTTTAACAGTTGAATACAATAAAGCAAGACAAGCTGCAATTACAACAGAGCTGATAGAAATTATCAGTGGTGTTGAAGCATTAAAATAA
- the atpA gene encoding F0F1 ATP synthase subunit alpha produces MGAKIQADEISSIIKERIDNFELNVDVNETGKIVSYADGIAQVYGLKNVMAGELVEFENGEKGLASNLEESSVGIVVLGKGEGLREGTSCKRLGKLLEVPVGEALVGRVVNALGEPIDGKGAINATETRYVEEKAPGIMSRKSVHEPLQTGIKAIDALVPIGRGQRELIIGDRQTGKTTVAIDTILNQKGENVICIYVAIGQKSSSVASVVRTLQESGAMDYTIVVNASAADSSTLQFLAPYTGVTMGEYFRDNGKHALIIYDDLSKHAVAYREMSLILRRPPGREAYPGDVFYLHSRLLERAAKMSDEKGAGSMTALPIIETQAGDVAAYIPTNVISITDGQIFLETNLFNSGIRPAINVGLSVSRVGGAAQIKATKQVAGTLKLSLAQYRELEAFAQFASDLDEATRRELELGQRMVEVLKQGVNKPLVIEKQIVIIYAGTKGYLNDIAVKDVVRFENELHAFIEQKYSNILDAIKSSQKIDDNTEASLKAALEEFKTVFNAK; encoded by the coding sequence ATGGGTGCAAAAATTCAAGCAGATGAAATCAGTTCAATTATTAAAGAAAGAATTGATAACTTTGAATTAAATGTAGATGTAAATGAAACAGGTAAGATAGTATCTTATGCTGATGGTATTGCTCAAGTTTATGGTCTTAAAAATGTTATGGCTGGTGAACTAGTAGAGTTTGAAAATGGTGAAAAAGGTTTAGCTTCTAACTTAGAAGAATCTTCTGTTGGTATCGTTGTTCTTGGAAAAGGAGAAGGATTAAGAGAGGGAACTTCTTGTAAAAGACTTGGAAAACTTCTTGAAGTTCCAGTTGGAGAAGCTCTTGTAGGAAGAGTTGTTAATGCTTTAGGTGAGCCAATTGATGGTAAAGGTGCAATTAATGCTACTGAAACTAGATATGTTGAAGAAAAAGCTCCTGGAATCATGTCAAGAAAATCTGTTCATGAACCATTACAAACAGGTATTAAAGCTATTGATGCACTTGTTCCGATTGGAAGAGGTCAAAGAGAGCTTATTATTGGAGATAGACAAACTGGTAAAACAACAGTTGCTATTGATACAATATTAAACCAAAAAGGTGAAAATGTTATTTGTATTTATGTTGCAATTGGACAAAAATCATCTTCAGTAGCTTCTGTTGTAAGAACACTTCAAGAGTCTGGAGCTATGGATTATACAATTGTTGTAAATGCTTCTGCTGCAGATTCATCAACATTACAATTCTTAGCACCATATACAGGTGTTACAATGGGTGAATACTTTAGAGATAATGGTAAACATGCTTTAATTATCTATGATGATTTATCTAAACACGCTGTTGCATATAGAGAAATGTCTCTTATTTTAAGAAGACCTCCAGGAAGAGAAGCATATCCAGGAGATGTATTCTACCTACACTCAAGATTACTTGAGAGAGCTGCTAAAATGAGTGATGAAAAAGGTGCTGGTTCTATGACTGCGTTACCTATTATTGAAACTCAAGCTGGAGACGTTGCTGCATATATTCCAACAAACGTAATTTCTATTACAGATGGACAAATATTCTTAGAAACTAACCTATTTAACTCAGGTATTAGACCTGCAATTAATGTTGGTTTATCAGTTTCAAGAGTTGGTGGAGCTGCTCAAATTAAAGCTACAAAACAAGTTGCAGGAACATTAAAACTTTCACTTGCTCAATATAGAGAACTTGAAGCGTTTGCTCAATTTGCTTCTGACCTTGATGAAGCTACAAGAAGAGAACTTGAACTTGGTCAAAGAATGGTTGAAGTTTTAAAACAAGGTGTTAATAAACCACTTGTTATTGAGAAACAAATTGTAATTATTTATGCGGGTACTAAAGGGTATTTAAATGATATTGCAGTTAAAGATGTTGTAAGATTTGAAAATGAGTTACATGCATTTATTGAGCAAAAATACTCAAATATTTTAGATGCAATTAAATCAAGTCAAAAAATTGATGACAATACAGAGGCTTCACTAAAAGCTGCATTAGAAGAGTTTAAAACTGTATTTAATGCAAAATAA
- a CDS encoding F0F1 ATP synthase subunit delta: MKDLVAKRYVKALIAGRNKDEITSISSKLNQIASAFSSEKFKSIIASNEVSNSKKVELIVSLADNIDSTLKSFINLLGEKRRFELLPFIAKDLTIEIAKMNNSYVGVVYTNEQLSSDFVTSIEQQFSKKFDVKLSLSQNVGDYDGIKVDIDGLGVEISFSKDRLKTQLIDHILKAV, from the coding sequence ATGAAAGATTTAGTAGCAAAACGATACGTAAAAGCTTTAATTGCTGGTAGAAATAAAGATGAGATTACTTCTATTAGTAGTAAATTAAACCAAATTGCTTCAGCATTTTCTAGTGAAAAATTCAAATCTATTATTGCTTCAAATGAAGTTAGTAATAGTAAAAAAGTTGAGTTAATAGTTTCATTAGCAGATAATATTGATAGTACATTGAAAAGTTTTATTAATCTTCTTGGTGAAAAAAGAAGATTTGAGTTATTACCATTTATTGCAAAAGATTTAACTATCGAAATTGCAAAAATGAATAATAGTTATGTTGGTGTTGTATATACGAATGAACAATTATCTTCTGATTTTGTAACTTCAATAGAACAACAATTTAGTAAAAAATTTGATGTTAAATTATCATTATCACAAAATGTTGGTGATTATGATGGAATTAAAGTAGATATAGATGGACTAGGTGTTGAAATATCTTTTTCTAAAGATAGATTAAAAACTCAGTTAATCGATCATATTTTAAAAGCAGTTTAG
- a CDS encoding F0F1 ATP synthase subunit B produces MKRVLLLGLALAPVAMFASEGAETNYDIVQRTVNFIIFAAILWYLLADKIKAFFASRTLGIQAELDKVQDTLKASQDKVADAQKKLVDAKRLASEIIDGAKADVDSIKQKVLSAVDADIANLNKNLEESNKVEISKAKKQVVGEVLNELLSSENIKLSQNELVNIILKKVA; encoded by the coding sequence ATGAAAAGAGTTTTATTACTTGGGTTGGCGCTAGCCCCTGTTGCAATGTTTGCAAGTGAAGGTGCGGAAACAAACTATGATATAGTTCAAAGAACCGTTAACTTTATAATATTTGCTGCAATTTTATGGTATTTACTTGCTGATAAAATTAAAGCATTTTTTGCTAGTAGAACTTTAGGAATTCAAGCTGAGCTTGATAAAGTTCAAGATACTTTAAAAGCTTCTCAAGATAAAGTTGCTGACGCACAAAAAAAACTTGTAGATGCTAAAAGATTAGCTAGTGAAATTATTGATGGTGCGAAAGCAGATGTTGATTCTATTAAACAAAAAGTTTTGAGTGCAGTAGATGCTGATATTGCAAATTTAAACAAAAATTTAGAAGAATCAAATAAAGTTGAGATTTCAAAAGCTAAAAAACAAGTTGTTGGTGAAGTTCTTAATGAGCTATTAAGTTCAGAAAATATTAAACTTTCTCAAAACGAGTTAGTTAATATTATTCTTAAAAAGGTAGCATAA
- a CDS encoding F0F1 ATP synthase subunit B family protein, producing MLDISPVLLLSSGIIFLLVVARLNSCLFKPILKHMDERSASIKKDMEDAKSNSSDVDGLLAEANDIIAKAKKEAAVIREQAYKEAKDSADVKLASAKLNLEAKSAEFAKNLQEETQALRDSLLSSMPQFNESLKNKLSSI from the coding sequence ATGTTAGACATAAGTCCTGTACTATTGCTTAGCTCTGGTATCATCTTTCTTTTAGTAGTTGCTAGACTAAACAGTTGTCTATTCAAGCCTATATTAAAGCATATGGATGAAAGATCTGCATCTATCAAAAAAGATATGGAAGATGCAAAATCAAATAGTTCTGATGTTGATGGGCTTTTAGCTGAAGCAAATGATATTATTGCTAAAGCTAAAAAAGAGGCAGCTGTTATTAGAGAGCAAGCCTACAAAGAAGCTAAAGATAGTGCTGATGTTAAACTTGCAAGTGCTAAATTAAATTTAGAAGCAAAATCTGCTGAATTTGCTAAAAACTTACAAGAAGAAACTCAGGCATTAAGGGATTCTTTATTATCATCAATGCCTCAATTTAATGAGAGCTTAAAAAATAAGCTTAGCTCAATTTAA